CTCGGAGACGTCGTCGTACTCGATGTGATGCAATCCATGATGACAGCCAGTGAGTCGGGAGTCTCGTTCGAGGAGACCGACACCCGACACGACGAGATGCACAGTACCATCGAAGACTGGATCGACGAGCTCGTCGCAGACGTCGACGAGGCAAAAGCCAGCCAACAGTTCCAAGAGTGGCTCGATGTCCAGTCCCGATTCCACGACTACTCCCATCGCAACACCCTCTTGATCAAGCTCCAGTGTCCCGAGGCAACCCGCGTAGCGGGCTACAATACGTGGCGATCGGAGTTCGACCGGCACGTCCAAGAGGGCGAACAGGCGATCTGGATCTGGGCACCCATTATTACGAAGCAGTGCCCCGAGTGCGAGAACTCACCGAGCTACCACGAGCAAAGCGACTGTGACTACGACGAGACACCGGCCGAGGAGTGGTCCAAAGGACTGGTTGGATTCAAACCAACTGCAGTCTTCGATGTGTCTCAAACCGAGGGCGAACCGCTCCCCGAGCTGGAAACCGAGGCCACTGGTAACGCCGACGACCTGGTGCCAGCGCTCCTTGATGCGGCAGCTACTCT
The sequence above is a segment of the Halobaculum roseum genome. Coding sequences within it:
- a CDS encoding ArdC-like ssDNA-binding domain-containing protein, whose product is MMTASESGVSFEETDTRHDEMHSTIEDWIDELVADVDEAKASQQFQEWLDVQSRFHDYSHRNTLLIKLQCPEATRVAGYNTWRSEFDRHVQEGEQAIWIWAPIITKQCPECENSPSYHEQSDCDYDETPAEEWSKGLVGFKPTAVFDVSQTEGEPLPELETEATGNADDLVPALLDAAATLDVDVRVVDAAEWEHDDAKGVCKHRNLDECQPVVEAKDRANQADLAVTLIHEYAHALLHFDVNDEPERAKREVEAEAVAYIVGRYFNLDTSGSAFYLAAWQDDDAESIQERLGRISSTAQEIIGTVAED